Proteins from a single region of Platichthys flesus chromosome 16, fPlaFle2.1, whole genome shotgun sequence:
- the si:ch73-141c7.1 gene encoding coenzyme Q-binding protein COQ10 homolog, mitochondrial, with product MSNKTSALLLKPLLELCEAHSTKAVRGNTRRANFRHLGSYGALAARRTSPPLCQAASISIPSRSFINLTLPIRTSRMEYAECRTLAYTPEQMFNVVARVDQYQYFVPWCKKSRVMKGRSGDVRAELEIGFPPIVDRYTSEVTVVPNHQVRAVCTDGSLFSHLETIWRFSPATKDLPDSCKIDFYVSFEFKSLLHSQLASVFFDEVAKKMVGAFERRAASLYRNQQEASQRRRGT from the exons ATGTCCAACAAAACCAGTGCTCTGCTGTTGAAGCCGCTGCTGGAGCTGTGCGAAGCCCATTCTACTAAAGCTGTGCGAGGAAACACGAGAAGAGCAAACTTCAG ACACCTGGGTTCCTATGGGGCCCTGGCAGCGAGGAGGACCAGCCCGCCCCTCTGCCAAGCCGCCTCCATCAGCATACCCAGCCGCAGCTTCATCAACCTGACTCTTCCTATCAGAACCAGCAGGATGGAGTACGCTGAGTGCCGGACATTAGC GTACACTCCAGAGCAGATGTTCAACGTGGTGGCCAGAGTTGATCAGTACCAGTACTTTGTTCCCTGGTGCAAGAAGTCTCGGGTCATGAAGGGACGAAGCGGAGATGTGCGGGCGGAGCTCGAAATCGGTTTCCCCCCCATCGTGGATCGCTACACCTCGGAGGTCACGGTCGTCCCAAACCACCAAGTCCGA GCTGTGTGCACTGATGGGTCCCTCTTCAGCCATCTTGAAACAATATGGAGGTTTTCCCCCGCAACCAAAGACCTACCAGACTCCTGCAAAATAGATTTCTAt GTGTCATTTGAGTTCAAGTCCCTTCTGCACTCTCAGCTGGCCAGCGTGTTCTTTGACGAGGTGGCGAAGAAGATGGTCGGAGCCTTCGAGCGCCGGGCGGCATCGCTTTATAGGAACCAGCAGGAGgcgtcacagaggaggaggggaacaTGA